In one Musa acuminata AAA Group cultivar baxijiao chromosome BXJ2-5, Cavendish_Baxijiao_AAA, whole genome shotgun sequence genomic region, the following are encoded:
- the LOC103985726 gene encoding probable trehalose-phosphate phosphatase 2 isoform X1, whose translation MDLKKNGSSPVLTDPAPLNSSRLGLPSNIKPYSSAAQAYSSGLYSTKPRRKAILGKLDDVRANGWLDAMKSSSPPRRQPNKDYISEPAIDENDMAYHKWLMSYPSALTSFEQIISSAKCKKIALFLDYDGTLSPIVDNPDLAIMSNAMRSAVKHASECFPTAIISGRSREKVYKFVKLTGLCYSGSHGMDIMCPVTKFDSTGGHPNCIMTTDEQGKEVHLFQPASEFLPMINEIFSSLVDITKDIVGARVESNKFCVSVHYRLVNKEVWPEVAQRVVNLLEDYPRLRVTHGRKVLEIRPVIDWNKGKAVEFLLESLGLSNREDVLSIYVGDDRTDEDAFEVLRESNRGYGILVSSIPKETNAVYSLRDTSEVMKFLKSLVRWKKLDGDA comes from the exons ATGGATTTGAAGAAGAATGGTTCATCCCCTGTTCTTACTGATCCTGCACCCCTTAATAGTTCGAGATTGGGCTTGCCTTCAAATATAAAACCATATTCATCAGCAGCACAGGCATATTCGTCTGGCTTGTACTCAACAAAACCCAGAAGAAAAGCGATACTGGGTAAGCTTGATGATGTCCGTGCCAACGGTTGGCTCGATGCCATGAAATCTTCATCACCTCCTCGCAGGCAGCCGAACAAGGACTACATCTCTGAGCCTGCAATTGATGAAAATGACATGGCATATCATAAATGGCTG ATGAGCTATCCATCGGCATTAACATCATTCGAACAAATTATAAGCTCTGCTAAATGCAAGAAGATAGCTTTATTTTTGGATTACGACGGAACACTTTCACCTATTGTGGACAACCCTGACCTTGCTATTATGTCCAATGCG ATGCGTTCTGCTGTCAAACATGCTTCTGAGTGCTTCCCAACTGCAATCATAAGTGGCAGGTCCCGTGAGAAG GTGTACAAATTTGTGAAGCTAACAGGACTGTGTTATTCTGGTAGTCATGGAATGGATATTATGTGCCCAGTCACAAAGTTTGATTCCACCGGCGGCCATCCAAATTGCATTATGACAACTGATGAGCAG GGAAAGGAGGTCCATCTCTTCCAGCCTGCTAGCGAGTTTCTACCTATGATCAATGAG ATTTTTAGCTCCCTCGTTGACATAACCAAGGACATTGTTGGTGCCAGAGTAGAGTCTAACAAATTCTGTGTCTCTGTACATTATCGTCTCGTAAATAAGGAA GTTTGGCCTGAGGTTGCTCAGCGTGTGGTCAACCTTCTCGAGGACTACCCTCGTTTGCGAGTGACACATGGGCGTAAG GTCTTAGAGATCCGTCCTGTGATTGATTGGAACAAGGGGAAAGCTGTGGAGTTCCTTCTTGAATCCCTTGGTCTAAGCAATCGCGAGGATGTGCTCTCGATCTATGTGGGAGATGATCGAACCGATGAGGATGCATTTGag GTTCTTAGGGAGAGTAATCGTGGGTACGGTATCCTTGTCTCATCTATACCGAAAGAAACCAATGCAGTCTATTCTCTAAGAGACACTTCTGAG GTAATGAAATTCTTGAAGTCTCTGGTGAGATGGAAGAAGTTGGATGGTGATGCATAA
- the LOC103985726 gene encoding probable trehalose-phosphate phosphatase 2 isoform X2 has translation MDLKKNGSSPVLTDPAPLNSSRLGLPSNIKPYSSAAQAYSSGLYSTKPRRKAILGKLDDVRANGWLDAMKSSSPPRRQPNKDYISEPAIDENDMAYHKWLMSYPSALTSFEQIISSAKCKKIALFLDYDGTLSPIVDNPDLAIMSNAMRSAVKHASECFPTAIISGRSREKVYKFVKLTGLCYSGSHGMDIMCPVTKFDSTGGHPNCIMTTDEQGKEVHLFQPASEFLPMINEVWPEVAQRVVNLLEDYPRLRVTHGRKVLEIRPVIDWNKGKAVEFLLESLGLSNREDVLSIYVGDDRTDEDAFEVLRESNRGYGILVSSIPKETNAVYSLRDTSEVMKFLKSLVRWKKLDGDA, from the exons ATGGATTTGAAGAAGAATGGTTCATCCCCTGTTCTTACTGATCCTGCACCCCTTAATAGTTCGAGATTGGGCTTGCCTTCAAATATAAAACCATATTCATCAGCAGCACAGGCATATTCGTCTGGCTTGTACTCAACAAAACCCAGAAGAAAAGCGATACTGGGTAAGCTTGATGATGTCCGTGCCAACGGTTGGCTCGATGCCATGAAATCTTCATCACCTCCTCGCAGGCAGCCGAACAAGGACTACATCTCTGAGCCTGCAATTGATGAAAATGACATGGCATATCATAAATGGCTG ATGAGCTATCCATCGGCATTAACATCATTCGAACAAATTATAAGCTCTGCTAAATGCAAGAAGATAGCTTTATTTTTGGATTACGACGGAACACTTTCACCTATTGTGGACAACCCTGACCTTGCTATTATGTCCAATGCG ATGCGTTCTGCTGTCAAACATGCTTCTGAGTGCTTCCCAACTGCAATCATAAGTGGCAGGTCCCGTGAGAAG GTGTACAAATTTGTGAAGCTAACAGGACTGTGTTATTCTGGTAGTCATGGAATGGATATTATGTGCCCAGTCACAAAGTTTGATTCCACCGGCGGCCATCCAAATTGCATTATGACAACTGATGAGCAG GGAAAGGAGGTCCATCTCTTCCAGCCTGCTAGCGAGTTTCTACCTATGATCAATGAG GTTTGGCCTGAGGTTGCTCAGCGTGTGGTCAACCTTCTCGAGGACTACCCTCGTTTGCGAGTGACACATGGGCGTAAG GTCTTAGAGATCCGTCCTGTGATTGATTGGAACAAGGGGAAAGCTGTGGAGTTCCTTCTTGAATCCCTTGGTCTAAGCAATCGCGAGGATGTGCTCTCGATCTATGTGGGAGATGATCGAACCGATGAGGATGCATTTGag GTTCTTAGGGAGAGTAATCGTGGGTACGGTATCCTTGTCTCATCTATACCGAAAGAAACCAATGCAGTCTATTCTCTAAGAGACACTTCTGAG GTAATGAAATTCTTGAAGTCTCTGGTGAGATGGAAGAAGTTGGATGGTGATGCATAA